From a region of the Rhodopirellula bahusiensis genome:
- a CDS encoding KdsC family phosphatase: MISDRDIAGKIKCILTDVDGVLSDGKLYYDSTGAETKTFHVRDGYGIKAWMNAGLHFGIITARHSDALTRRAKELGIEHVVQSSSDKWQSATEMMTSMNVTADEVCYIGDDVPDITVMRRVALAAAPDDASIDAREAAHWITRLPGGAGAVRELIERLMRAGNSWPSVSKDPPC; the protein is encoded by the coding sequence ATGATTTCAGATCGTGACATCGCCGGCAAAATCAAATGCATTCTGACGGACGTCGATGGCGTGTTGAGTGATGGCAAACTGTACTACGACTCCACCGGTGCCGAAACAAAAACGTTTCACGTTCGCGACGGATATGGCATCAAGGCTTGGATGAACGCGGGGCTGCATTTCGGAATCATCACGGCTCGTCACAGCGACGCGTTGACCCGCCGCGCGAAGGAATTGGGCATTGAGCATGTTGTCCAAAGCTCCAGCGACAAGTGGCAGTCCGCGACCGAGATGATGACCTCGATGAATGTCACTGCCGACGAAGTTTGCTACATCGGAGACGATGTTCCTGATATCACCGTGATGCGGCGTGTCGCTTTGGCCGCGGCACCCGACGATGCCTCGATCGATGCGCGTGAAGCTGCTCATTGGATCACTCGATTGCCAGGTGGTGCCGGTGCGGTGCGTGAATTGATTGAGCGTCTGATGCGAGCAGGAAACAGCTGGCCGTCCGTTTCGAAGGACCCTCCATGCTGA
- a CDS encoding Nramp family divalent metal transporter encodes MAWWCYYIKLSPLHPTSVVDRELVLTSPESERRDPPKHWWRILTNIGPGLIIAGSIVGSGELIATTKTGAEAGFTLLWLILLGCVVKVFTQVEMGRYTLSSGKTSLQAFNELPGPRLGRHGNWLVWAWAVMWLASIGQQGGIVGSVGQAVALTMPATAHGVSENRVADAEQLLTFERYAARSDSDGSAEEISTPLNKLDDREAEVVALRIAHELEHGKNEPPDIKLWATIITIATSVLLFVGRYGLIQTFSTVLVGSFTLLTLINLFLLQGEVDYRVTTQEFFSGLKGALPSSANGSTAVATALATFGIIGVGAGELVAYPYWCLEKGYAKFTGKNDGTPEWRERATGWMKVMQVDAWGSMLVYTFATVAFYLLGAAVLHRVGLNPEKSDLVRTLAVMYVPVFSNWAAGLFLFGAIAVLYSTFFVACAGHARVFSDGLRVVGWIDDSQATRDKWVRGLGAFFPIMSLFFYLAFPSPAKLVLISGVTQGVVLPMIAGAAIWFRYKRSVDGLRPGKLWDAMLWLSGIAMLITGVWTIIATVT; translated from the coding sequence GTGGCATGGTGGTGCTACTATATCAAGCTTTCCCCCCTTCATCCCACCTCTGTTGTCGATCGCGAGCTTGTTTTGACATCCCCTGAATCGGAACGCCGAGATCCGCCCAAGCATTGGTGGCGGATTCTGACCAACATTGGCCCCGGCCTGATCATCGCCGGATCGATCGTCGGCAGCGGCGAACTGATCGCGACAACCAAAACGGGTGCCGAAGCCGGGTTCACACTGCTGTGGTTGATCCTGCTGGGATGCGTGGTCAAAGTCTTCACGCAAGTCGAAATGGGTCGCTACACGCTCAGCAGCGGCAAAACATCACTGCAAGCCTTCAACGAGTTGCCCGGCCCGCGACTGGGTCGCCACGGCAATTGGTTGGTCTGGGCTTGGGCGGTCATGTGGCTGGCCAGCATCGGACAACAAGGCGGAATCGTCGGCAGCGTCGGTCAAGCGGTCGCGCTCACCATGCCCGCCACAGCCCATGGAGTCTCCGAAAATCGGGTCGCCGACGCGGAGCAATTGCTAACGTTCGAACGATACGCCGCCCGATCTGATTCCGATGGTTCCGCGGAAGAAATCTCCACACCTCTCAACAAACTTGACGACCGTGAGGCTGAAGTCGTCGCGCTGCGGATCGCTCACGAACTGGAGCACGGCAAAAACGAACCGCCCGACATCAAGCTCTGGGCAACCATCATCACGATCGCCACCAGCGTCCTGTTGTTTGTTGGCCGGTACGGTTTGATCCAAACGTTTAGCACGGTGCTCGTCGGATCGTTCACGTTGCTCACTCTCATCAACTTGTTCTTGTTGCAGGGAGAAGTCGACTACCGCGTCACAACGCAAGAGTTCTTTTCCGGATTGAAAGGTGCATTGCCTTCCTCCGCCAACGGCAGCACAGCCGTCGCGACCGCGCTAGCCACCTTTGGAATCATCGGAGTGGGCGCCGGTGAGCTGGTGGCGTACCCGTATTGGTGCCTTGAGAAAGGCTACGCCAAGTTCACAGGTAAGAATGACGGAACGCCTGAGTGGCGCGAACGTGCGACCGGATGGATGAAAGTCATGCAGGTGGACGCGTGGGGATCGATGTTGGTCTACACCTTTGCAACCGTTGCGTTCTACTTGCTCGGTGCCGCCGTGCTGCACCGAGTGGGGTTGAACCCAGAGAAATCCGATTTGGTGCGAACACTGGCGGTGATGTACGTGCCGGTGTTTTCGAACTGGGCCGCGGGACTGTTTCTGTTCGGCGCGATCGCGGTGTTGTACAGCACGTTCTTTGTCGCTTGTGCCGGACACGCGAGAGTCTTCTCGGACGGGCTGCGAGTGGTCGGATGGATCGATGACAGCCAAGCGACGCGAGACAAATGGGTGCGTGGCCTCGGTGCGTTCTTCCCGATCATGAGCTTGTTCTTTTACCTCGCGTTCCCTTCGCCAGCCAAACTGGTGCTGATCAGCGGGGTCACCCAAGGCGTGGTGTTGCCAATGATCGCCGGGGCGGCGATTTGGTTCCGCTACAAACGATCCGTCGACGGTTTGCGTCCCGGCAAGCTCTGGGACGCCATGCTGTGGTTGTCCGGCATCGCGATGTTGATCACCGGTGTCTGGACCATCATCGCCACCGTGACATGA
- a CDS encoding RDD family protein, giving the protein MPRNENQPDAESQRALDTTIGVVTPENIAFEYQLAGPFRRLPAYIIDLLVRTAVIAAIGLFLLLFIGLSGLQSLGAFALAAGIISYFLVSWFYGAAFEAWFNGRTVGKWACGIRVIDVDGCPINGKRAVLRNLLRIADLAPVAALSSLGDDIPPVFLIPTGMVGLICVISTRRMQRLGDIASGTMVIIDEKTWQLPVAKIDDPRVAPLATFIPGDYAISRSMARTLAVYAERRHYLTPARRREIARHLTLPLIDRFEFRPDIDADLLMIALYYKTFLAERSSEPADLGPLAGYSPLVRDMASQPAPG; this is encoded by the coding sequence ATGCCACGCAATGAAAACCAACCCGATGCTGAATCCCAGCGCGCGCTCGACACCACGATCGGTGTTGTGACGCCGGAGAACATTGCATTTGAATATCAGTTGGCCGGTCCATTTCGACGATTGCCGGCTTACATCATCGATCTGTTGGTGCGAACCGCCGTGATCGCCGCGATCGGGTTGTTCTTGCTGTTGTTCATCGGTTTGTCGGGTCTGCAAAGCCTCGGGGCATTTGCTTTGGCGGCGGGGATCATCAGTTACTTTTTGGTCAGCTGGTTTTACGGCGCGGCGTTTGAAGCTTGGTTCAACGGTCGCACGGTTGGGAAATGGGCCTGCGGCATCCGAGTGATTGACGTGGATGGGTGTCCGATCAACGGGAAACGCGCCGTGCTTCGCAATCTGCTGCGGATCGCCGACCTGGCTCCTGTCGCGGCGCTCAGCAGTCTGGGTGATGACATTCCGCCGGTGTTTTTGATTCCCACTGGGATGGTGGGGCTGATTTGCGTGATCAGCACGCGGCGAATGCAGCGGCTCGGTGACATTGCCAGCGGCACAATGGTGATCATCGATGAGAAGACATGGCAATTGCCCGTTGCCAAAATCGACGATCCGCGAGTGGCTCCGTTGGCCACATTCATTCCCGGTGACTACGCCATTTCGCGAAGTATGGCGAGGACGTTGGCGGTTTACGCTGAGCGACGTCACTACCTGACACCCGCGCGACGTCGAGAGATCGCTCGGCACCTGACATTGCCTTTGATCGATCGGTTTGAGTTTCGCCCCGACATCGACGCGGATCTGCTGATGATCGCGTTGTATTACAAAACGTTTTTGGCAGAACGGAGTTCGGAACCCGCGGATCTGGGTCCGTTGGCAGGATACAGTCCTCTGGTGAGAGACATGGCTTCTCAGCCTGCTCCTGGGTGA
- a CDS encoding KpsF/GutQ family sugar-phosphate isomerase, which yields MALMIRDKSKEAIVAPQPQLNHGTSIPTLTPLSPLDQIRLVRETMLREAEAIQKAAAIASSDAAEAAAWISRCEGSIVLTGVGKAGLIAQKLVATLASTGSPAHFLHPIEAVHGDLGRVQSQDLVIAFSNSGRSEEVVRVVEYLKHQACGIIAVTADRENPLAELADHVVPIGRHREACPDGLAPTSSTSVMLAVGDAIAVLASRLCGFTPDDFARFHPGGALGRKLTDVRQAMRPLVECRVAPQTISIREAMMIGGAGRRSGAILLLDASERLSGIFTDSDLARLLQHRQETSLDEPIEQFMTEQPVCIADDERLPRAIEILSDRKISELPVVNADRQPVGMIDITDLVATGDIRQATSSNQVTAKSNQDDSSGEDGPRCIPISSGD from the coding sequence GTGGCACTGATGATCCGCGACAAGAGCAAGGAAGCGATTGTGGCTCCACAACCTCAACTGAATCACGGCACGTCGATTCCGACGTTGACGCCGCTTTCGCCGCTGGACCAAATCCGATTGGTCCGCGAGACCATGCTGCGAGAAGCCGAGGCGATCCAGAAGGCGGCCGCGATCGCATCCTCCGATGCTGCCGAAGCCGCAGCCTGGATCAGCCGCTGCGAGGGATCGATCGTTCTAACCGGCGTCGGCAAAGCTGGCTTGATCGCACAGAAGCTCGTGGCGACGTTGGCCAGCACCGGATCGCCCGCCCATTTTTTGCATCCGATCGAAGCCGTTCACGGTGACCTTGGACGCGTTCAGTCCCAAGATTTGGTCATCGCGTTTTCAAATTCCGGACGCAGCGAAGAAGTCGTTCGCGTGGTTGAGTATTTGAAGCACCAGGCCTGCGGCATCATCGCTGTCACCGCCGACCGAGAGAATCCGCTGGCCGAGCTGGCCGATCACGTGGTGCCAATCGGCCGTCACCGCGAAGCTTGCCCTGACGGGTTGGCTCCCACCAGTTCCACGTCCGTGATGTTGGCGGTTGGAGACGCAATTGCTGTCTTGGCATCGCGTTTGTGCGGGTTCACGCCTGACGACTTTGCTCGTTTTCATCCCGGTGGCGCGCTGGGACGAAAGCTGACCGATGTGCGTCAAGCCATGCGTCCATTGGTTGAATGCCGCGTTGCACCCCAAACCATCTCGATTCGCGAAGCCATGATGATTGGCGGTGCGGGGCGTCGAAGCGGAGCAATCTTGTTGCTCGATGCGAGCGAGCGACTGTCCGGTATTTTCACCGACAGCGATCTTGCTCGGTTGTTGCAACACCGTCAAGAAACCAGCTTGGACGAACCGATCGAACAGTTCATGACCGAGCAACCCGTTTGCATCGCCGATGACGAGCGACTTCCACGGGCAATTGAAATCCTTTCCGATCGTAAAATCAGCGAACTGCCGGTCGTGAATGCGGATCGACAACCCGTTGGAATGATCGACATCACAGACTTGGTGGCCACGGGCGACATTCGCCAAGCAACTTCGTCAAACCAAGTCACCGCCAAATCGAATCAAGACGACTCATCCGGTGAAGATGGGCCTCGTTGTATCCCCATCTCATCTGGAGACTGA